One stretch of Chryseobacterium fluminis DNA includes these proteins:
- a CDS encoding DUF763 domain-containing protein, which produces MKRSGTADLPLHHGKVPPWLYERMSVLGLSIIEVILMDYGKDEVLRRLSDPFWFQSFGAVMGMDWHSSGITTSVMGALKRSVNPNSKTLGLYICGGKGKFSRETPSELLQIADKTGLNGTELVRASRLSAKVDNTAIQDGYQLYLHNFIVSDNGNWSVVQQGMHESDGTARRYHWHSENIKSFIEEPHTGINGISRGQILNLTDSGASGNRKGILDISHTDSAEIMSDFSRLILPNHHDVQASDVDLRRLGALLYVTREQQPQNFEDLLLLEGVGPRTMQSLALVSEVIHGAPSRFKDPARFSFAHGGKDGHPFPVPTKVYDESIRILKSGIEKSRLGNSDKLKTLNKLHQIIEATEKDFTPDFNIQDVIEEERQNSWRFGGKTIFGDAQKPTQSKAIQLSLF; this is translated from the coding sequence ATGAAACGATCCGGAACAGCAGATTTACCCCTTCACCATGGCAAAGTGCCGCCGTGGCTGTACGAACGTATGTCAGTACTCGGACTTTCAATCATTGAGGTGATCCTAATGGATTACGGAAAAGATGAGGTTTTGCGAAGGCTTTCAGACCCGTTCTGGTTTCAGAGTTTCGGGGCAGTGATGGGAATGGACTGGCATTCTTCAGGGATTACAACTTCTGTGATGGGAGCTTTAAAACGCTCGGTCAATCCCAATTCGAAAACGCTGGGATTGTATATCTGCGGAGGAAAAGGAAAGTTTTCCAGAGAAACACCATCAGAATTACTTCAGATTGCCGATAAAACAGGGCTGAACGGAACCGAGCTGGTAAGAGCGAGCAGACTCTCTGCGAAAGTTGATAACACGGCCATTCAGGACGGCTATCAGCTGTATTTACATAATTTCATCGTTTCAGATAATGGAAACTGGAGTGTTGTCCAGCAGGGCATGCATGAATCTGACGGAACGGCAAGACGCTACCACTGGCATTCGGAAAACATAAAATCATTTATTGAAGAGCCGCACACAGGGATCAACGGAATCTCCAGAGGACAGATTCTTAATCTTACCGACTCCGGAGCTTCAGGAAACCGGAAAGGAATTCTGGACATTTCCCACACGGATTCTGCAGAGATTATGAGTGATTTTTCAAGATTAATTCTTCCCAATCATCATGATGTTCAGGCTTCTGATGTCGATTTAAGACGTCTTGGGGCACTTCTGTACGTCACCCGTGAACAGCAGCCTCAGAATTTTGAAGATTTATTGTTACTGGAAGGGGTGGGTCCCAGAACCATGCAGTCGCTGGCTTTGGTGAGCGAGGTGATTCACGGTGCGCCTTCGAGATTTAAAGATCCCGCAAGATTTTCATTTGCTCACGGCGGAAAAGACGGACATCCGTTTCCGGTTCCCACGAAGGTTTATGATGAAAGCATCCGGATCCTGAAATCAGGGATCGAAAAATCCAGGTTGGGAAACTCCGATAAATTGAAAACACTGAACAAACTTCATCAGATTATTGAAGCTACTGAAAAAGATTTTACCCCCGATTTTAATATTCAGGATGTTATAGAAGAAGAAAGGCAGAATTCATGGCGCTTTGGAGGTAAAACGATCTTTGGAGATGCCCAGAAACCTACTCAGTCAAAAGCCATCCAGCTTTCTTTGTTTTAA
- a CDS encoding VOC family protein, with translation MEINQIYVNLPVEDVQETRAFWTTLGFSINEHYSDEKAICVVMKENHIYIMFLKKDFFSTFTDRPVAGGETTDASCYRCQQS, from the coding sequence ATGGAAATCAATCAGATCTATGTCAATCTTCCTGTTGAAGATGTTCAGGAAACAAGAGCTTTCTGGACAACATTAGGTTTTTCAATCAATGAACACTACTCAGACGAAAAAGCGATTTGTGTTGTCATGAAAGAAAACCATATCTACATAATGTTTTTAAAGAAAGACTTTTTCAGCACTTTTACAGACAGACCTGTGGCTGGAGGAGAAACTACAGACGCTTCTTGCTATCGCTGTCAACAGTCGTGA
- a CDS encoding Crp/Fnr family transcriptional regulator produces the protein MTNKALEICYDFPFFLQEELEEIFQAHEKVFFKKGDCILKEGKTANEYYILERGLARSFVNDFNGNEVTTHFFADHEIVIEVSSLFQRIPTQENIVCITDCECWQLDFETFQELFHKIPNLREWGRSWMSHQLFLHKKRSVEMFTLSATKRYLNLLEQKPCVIQSAPLKQIASYLGVTDTSLSRIRKELVSHPKKF, from the coding sequence ATGACCAACAAGGCTTTAGAAATATGCTATGATTTTCCGTTTTTTCTACAGGAAGAGCTTGAAGAAATATTTCAGGCCCATGAGAAGGTTTTTTTCAAAAAAGGAGACTGTATTCTCAAAGAGGGAAAAACAGCTAATGAATACTATATTTTAGAAAGAGGTCTTGCCCGTTCGTTTGTTAATGATTTCAATGGAAATGAAGTAACCACACACTTTTTCGCTGATCATGAAATTGTGATCGAGGTTTCTTCATTATTCCAAAGAATTCCCACGCAGGAAAATATCGTCTGCATCACAGACTGCGAATGCTGGCAACTCGATTTTGAAACTTTCCAGGAACTATTTCATAAAATTCCGAATCTCAGGGAATGGGGAAGATCATGGATGTCGCATCAGCTTTTTTTGCATAAAAAACGATCTGTAGAAATGTTTACGCTTTCTGCCACAAAACGCTATCTCAATCTGTTGGAACAGAAGCCGTGTGTTATACAGTCGGCACCTTTGAAACAGATCGCTTCCTATCTTGGCGTTACCGATACTTCTTTAAGCCGCATTCGCAAAGAATTGGTTTCTCACCCTAAGAAATTTTAA
- a CDS encoding VOC family protein yields MVKTAIENGGSAYSEPQDHVWMYQSAFSDINGHQWEVMFADASKITDKK; encoded by the coding sequence ATGGTGAAAACAGCGATCGAAAATGGAGGCTCAGCATATAGCGAACCTCAGGATCATGTCTGGATGTATCAAAGTGCTTTTTCCGATATAAACGGACATCAATGGGAAGTGATGTTTGCTGATGCGTCCAAGATTACAGACAAAAAATAA